In the genome of Olsenella profusa DSM 13989, one region contains:
- the murC gene encoding UDP-N-acetylmuramate--L-alanine ligase, whose product MSITTSQDFKSAHFIGIGGAGMSGIALVLHERGYAVTGSDLKSSRYVRDLEEAGVKVYVGHAAGTVDEVAPDVVVISSAIPETNPEVVRARELGIPVWPRAKMLSALSDGAETIAVAGTHGKTTTSSMIATMLDHLGRDPSFLIGGIVEEYRTNGRNGNGGYFVCEADESDGSFLYLNPNVVVVTNIEADHLDHYGTLENIERTFCKFMDLVGDDGAVIINGDVEHYVELATSTGRHVVTYGFDESCDYVCARRKVVGAHKLESDLTVRTPAGTSVNVSLMANPGDHNIANATAALAVADVCGFDMGEAACALSRFKGAHRRFTHVGDVDGITVVDDYGHHPTEIRATLTAAKALGFRRIVCAFQPHRYSRTQALADQFATAFDDADVLVVTEVFSAGETPIPGVSGKVVANQVSERGHVADVSFAANPRKLVERLLAVCREGDLLITQGAGDITAIGPAFIEARHEADAAARA is encoded by the coding sequence ATGTCCATCACCACCTCGCAGGACTTCAAGAGCGCACACTTCATCGGCATCGGTGGTGCGGGCATGAGCGGCATCGCGCTCGTGCTCCATGAGCGTGGCTATGCCGTGACGGGTTCCGACCTCAAGTCGTCGCGCTATGTGCGCGACCTCGAGGAGGCTGGCGTCAAGGTGTATGTCGGCCATGCGGCAGGGACCGTCGACGAGGTCGCGCCCGACGTCGTGGTCATCTCCTCGGCCATCCCCGAGACCAATCCGGAGGTCGTACGCGCTCGTGAACTGGGCATCCCCGTCTGGCCACGCGCAAAGATGCTCTCTGCGCTCTCGGATGGCGCCGAGACCATCGCCGTCGCGGGCACGCACGGCAAGACCACCACGTCATCCATGATTGCCACCATGCTCGACCACCTGGGCAGGGATCCCTCCTTCCTCATCGGGGGCATCGTGGAGGAGTACAGGACCAATGGCCGCAATGGCAACGGCGGCTACTTCGTGTGCGAGGCGGACGAGTCCGATGGCTCCTTCCTCTACCTCAACCCCAACGTGGTCGTGGTCACCAACATCGAGGCGGATCACCTGGATCACTACGGCACGCTCGAGAACATCGAGAGGACGTTCTGCAAGTTCATGGACCTCGTTGGTGACGATGGCGCCGTCATCATCAATGGAGACGTGGAGCACTATGTCGAGCTGGCCACGTCCACGGGGCGTCACGTCGTCACCTATGGCTTCGACGAGTCCTGCGACTATGTCTGCGCACGCAGGAAGGTCGTGGGTGCCCACAAGCTCGAGAGCGACCTCACCGTGCGCACGCCTGCCGGCACCAGCGTGAACGTGAGCCTCATGGCTAACCCGGGGGACCACAACATCGCCAACGCGACGGCCGCCCTTGCGGTCGCGGACGTCTGCGGCTTCGACATGGGCGAGGCCGCGTGCGCCCTCTCGCGCTTCAAGGGCGCACATCGCCGCTTCACCCACGTGGGGGACGTGGATGGCATCACCGTGGTGGACGACTATGGCCATCATCCCACGGAGATCAGGGCCACGCTCACTGCCGCCAAGGCGCTGGGCTTCCGGCGGATCGTGTGCGCGTTCCAGCCCCACCGCTACAGCCGCACCCAGGCCCTTGCCGACCAGTTTGCCACGGCCTTTGACGATGCGGACGTGCTGGTGGTCACGGAGGTCTTCTCGGCGGGGGAGACGCCCATTCCCGGCGTTTCGGGCAAGGTGGTCGCCAACCAGGTGAGCGAGCGGGGACACGTGGCGGACGTGAGCTTTGCCGCCAACCCACGCAAGCTCGTGGAGCGCCTGCTTGCGGTGTGCCGGGAGGGCGACCTGCTCATCACCCAGGGTGCCGGCGACATCACCGCCATCGGGCCCGCCTTCATCGAGGCCAGGCACGAGGCCGACGCCGCGGCCCGGGCCTAG
- a CDS encoding polyphenol oxidase family protein, with protein MCSMLRERHGGHGVTLLGGTDRPSGVTLAFTERAGGVSTGAWSSLNLGSACGDDSAHVAENRRRALEAMGFAGGLGRLVVPRQVHGDHVVCVTANDDASVARAREEAAAGADAIVCTVSDVAVMLCFADCVPVVLTAPDGYAVVHSGWRGTLRRIAATALARLCERSGAAPQDARAYIGPHIMGEDYEVSAELLDRFVGKFGPRARASERHLDLGACVRTALVDAGLPQSAIEGTGISTPRATDRFYSYRAERGACGRHAAVAFREG; from the coding sequence ATGTGCTCCATGCTGCGTGAGCGACACGGCGGGCATGGTGTGACCCTACTTGGCGGGACCGACCGCCCAAGTGGGGTCACGCTTGCATTCACCGAGCGTGCGGGAGGGGTCTCGACAGGGGCGTGGTCCTCGCTCAACCTGGGCTCGGCCTGCGGCGACGATTCGGCGCATGTGGCCGAGAACCGTCGTCGCGCGCTCGAGGCCATGGGGTTTGCCGGTGGCCTCGGGCGGCTGGTTGTTCCGCGCCAGGTGCACGGTGACCATGTGGTGTGCGTCACCGCGAATGACGACGCGTCTGTCGCGCGGGCACGCGAGGAGGCCGCGGCTGGTGCCGATGCCATCGTCTGCACCGTGTCCGACGTCGCCGTGATGCTGTGCTTTGCGGACTGCGTCCCCGTGGTGCTGACCGCTCCTGATGGCTACGCCGTCGTGCATTCGGGTTGGAGGGGAACGCTCAGGCGCATCGCCGCGACCGCGCTTGCCAGGCTGTGCGAGCGGTCGGGCGCCGCACCCCAGGACGCGCGCGCCTACATCGGACCCCACATCATGGGAGAGGACTACGAGGTGTCCGCGGAGCTGCTCGATCGGTTCGTGGGAAAGTTCGGCCCGCGGGCCCGCGCCAGCGAGCGCCATCTCGATCTGGGGGCCTGCGTCCGCACGGCCCTCGTGGACGCGGGGCTCCCGCAGTCGGCCATCGAGGGCACGGGCATCTCCACGCCCCGGGCTACCGACCGCTTCTATTCGTACCGAGCGGAGCGGGGTGCCTGTGGCAGGCATGCGGCCGTTGCCTTCAGGGAAGGGTAG
- a CDS encoding cell division protein FtsQ/DivIB: MHPKRDRRSARRELTPDRRGSGAERSQRYLPIRRLIIGTIVIASLALVGLLAVLILSYTPVFTITGVDADATAHMDSDSIVRLAAVDDGATLLNLDESKVTNNLRKNPWVGSVEYVREFPDRLRIVVHERDIEAIVVMGTGSVAWCLGADGVWVEPYPIDVPDGSSMGDVALGEAQSLGVLLITDVPASVSPVAGTTATDSVITAVSSYRNGFSSAMNAQVVSYSVPSLDSIACTLSSGVEVSLGAPTDIEAKETAVGAILAAHENKVTYINVRVPSSPTYRAIASDDVQAGTGATGSAT, from the coding sequence TTGCACCCGAAACGGGACCGTCGTTCCGCCAGGCGCGAGCTCACGCCCGACCGCCGCGGATCGGGTGCCGAGCGCTCCCAGAGGTATCTCCCGATACGACGCCTCATCATCGGCACCATCGTCATCGCCTCCCTTGCGCTCGTTGGGCTGCTCGCCGTGCTCATCCTCTCGTACACGCCCGTCTTCACCATCACGGGCGTCGATGCCGACGCCACCGCTCACATGGACTCCGACTCCATCGTGCGCCTCGCCGCCGTGGATGACGGCGCGACCCTCCTCAACCTGGACGAAAGCAAGGTCACGAACAACCTGCGCAAGAATCCCTGGGTTGGGTCGGTCGAGTACGTGCGCGAGTTCCCCGATCGGCTGCGAATCGTGGTGCATGAGCGGGACATCGAGGCCATCGTGGTCATGGGCACCGGAAGCGTGGCGTGGTGCCTCGGGGCAGACGGCGTATGGGTGGAGCCCTATCCCATCGACGTGCCCGACGGCTCGTCGATGGGCGACGTGGCGCTGGGCGAGGCGCAGTCGCTGGGAGTCCTGCTGATCACCGACGTGCCGGCGTCCGTCAGTCCCGTTGCGGGCACGACGGCGACCGATTCGGTCATCACGGCCGTCAGCTCGTATCGCAATGGCTTCTCGAGTGCCATGAACGCGCAGGTCGTGAGTTATTCCGTCCCCAGCCTGGATTCGATCGCGTGTACGCTGTCGAGCGGCGTGGAGGTGTCGCTGGGGGCGCCTACGGACATCGAGGCCAAGGAGACGGCCGTGGGTGCCATCCTCGCCGCGCACGAGAACAAGGTGACGTACATCAACGTGCGTGTGCCCTCGTCACCCACGTATAGGGCCATCGCCTCGGACGACGTGCAGGCGGGGACGGGCGCCACGGGCTCTGCGACCTAG
- the murB gene encoding UDP-N-acetylmuramate dehydrogenase, translating to MGIYNAYMTLSGAYDADVTRDERMARRTTCRIGGPAALFCHAHSLQALRKVLAVLAHEHVEWVILGKGSNILVSDGGYDGCVIELGREFSRISFGDDGIVTVGAAVPLSRLVRETLSHELAGLEFCIGIPGTLGGAVSMNAGTRRDWISRCIESVVTCDLHGMLHRLSADEVAWGYRTTSIDPASVILEATLRLRGGTKRDISARMNALIAHRQRTQPVGRPSCGSVFRNPAEGSAASLVEGCGLSGAREGAAQVSERHANFIINTGGATADDVIRLMTRMHDAVMDTYGTDLTPEVKFLGFGA from the coding sequence GTGGGCATCTACAACGCATACATGACCCTCTCGGGGGCGTATGACGCGGACGTCACGCGCGACGAGCGCATGGCGCGCCGCACGACCTGCCGCATCGGTGGGCCGGCGGCGCTCTTCTGTCACGCTCACAGCCTTCAGGCGCTCAGGAAGGTCCTTGCCGTTCTCGCACACGAGCACGTGGAGTGGGTCATCCTGGGCAAGGGGTCCAACATCCTGGTCTCAGACGGGGGCTACGATGGCTGTGTCATCGAGTTGGGGAGGGAGTTCTCGCGCATCTCGTTCGGGGACGATGGCATCGTGACGGTGGGGGCGGCCGTTCCCCTGTCCAGGCTCGTGCGTGAGACGCTCTCGCATGAGCTTGCGGGCCTGGAGTTCTGCATTGGTATCCCGGGGACGCTGGGCGGTGCCGTCTCGATGAACGCGGGCACGCGCCGCGACTGGATCTCGCGGTGCATCGAGAGCGTCGTCACCTGCGACCTGCACGGCATGCTGCACCGCCTGTCGGCAGACGAGGTGGCATGGGGCTATCGCACCACGTCCATCGACCCCGCGTCGGTGATCCTCGAGGCAACGCTGCGCCTGCGGGGTGGCACCAAGAGGGACATCTCGGCTCGCATGAACGCGCTCATCGCCCACAGACAGCGCACGCAGCCCGTGGGCAGGCCCTCCTGTGGCTCCGTGTTCCGCAACCCCGCGGAGGGTTCCGCCGCGTCGCTCGTGGAGGGCTGTGGCCTCTCGGGTGCGCGCGAGGGTGCCGCCCAGGTGAGCGAGAGGCATGCCAACTTCATCATCAACACGGGTGGAGCCACGGCTGACGACGTGATCAGGCTCATGACGCGCATGCACGACGCGGTCATGGACACGTACGGCACGGACCTCACGCCTGAGGTCAAGTTCCTGGGATTCGGGGCCTAG
- the murG gene encoding undecaprenyldiphospho-muramoylpentapeptide beta-N-acetylglucosaminyltransferase: protein MAKSLCVAIAAGGTAGHINPALALAEELRDRGHEVHFFGQATRLEAQLVPQAGFDFTPIRVTGFDRARPWTLVSALWRMRRAQAAIGRHLAATRRPDVAVGFGAYVELPLLNWCASQGIPVVLHEQNSVPGLANKALAAKAARVCVSLPVAIDAFRERVGAATQIVVTGNPVRSSVIRASGAAGRAHNDIPADATLLVVFGGSLGAAHLNEGVIALKDELLGREGLYLIHSTGQRDYDHVVSALDLTDEEAGRWQVRPYIDAMGEVLAASDLVLARAGASSIAEIAALAVPSMLVPYPHATADHQTTNATYLVGVGAAVMLADDRIDTPAFSHELLSLVDDGARREAMRVAARGLGQDRAASALADQVESAAQTAG from the coding sequence ATGGCGAAGAGCCTGTGTGTGGCCATTGCGGCCGGCGGAACCGCAGGGCACATCAACCCAGCGCTGGCACTTGCCGAGGAACTGCGGGACCGTGGCCACGAGGTGCACTTCTTTGGCCAGGCCACCAGGCTCGAGGCGCAGCTCGTGCCCCAGGCGGGCTTCGACTTCACCCCCATACGGGTCACGGGCTTCGACCGCGCGCGTCCCTGGACGCTCGTCTCCGCCCTGTGGCGCATGCGACGCGCGCAGGCGGCCATCGGGAGGCACCTCGCCGCCACGCGCCGTCCCGACGTGGCCGTGGGCTTTGGCGCCTATGTCGAGCTTCCCCTCCTCAACTGGTGTGCCAGCCAGGGCATCCCCGTCGTGCTCCATGAGCAGAACTCCGTTCCGGGCCTCGCCAACAAGGCGCTTGCGGCCAAGGCCGCGCGCGTGTGCGTGTCGCTCCCCGTCGCCATCGACGCCTTCAGAGAGCGCGTGGGTGCCGCGACGCAGATCGTGGTCACGGGCAATCCCGTGCGCTCCAGCGTCATCAGGGCAAGCGGGGCGGCCGGGCGTGCCCACAACGACATCCCGGCCGACGCCACGCTGCTTGTGGTCTTTGGCGGCTCCTTGGGTGCGGCACACCTCAATGAGGGCGTCATCGCCCTCAAGGACGAGCTTTTGGGCCGCGAGGGGCTCTACCTCATCCACTCCACGGGCCAGAGGGACTATGACCATGTGGTGAGTGCCCTCGATCTCACGGACGAGGAGGCAGGTCGTTGGCAGGTGCGTCCCTACATCGATGCGATGGGGGAGGTCCTGGCGGCATCCGACCTGGTGCTCGCGCGCGCCGGTGCATCCTCCATCGCCGAGATCGCCGCCTTGGCGGTTCCCAGCATGCTGGTGCCCTATCCCCATGCCACGGCCGACCACCAGACCACCAATGCCACCTACCTCGTTGGGGTGGGCGCCGCGGTCATGTTGGCGGATGATCGGATCGATACGCCCGCGTTCTCCCATGAGCTGCTCTCGCTCGTGGATGATGGCGCCCGGCGCGAGGCGATGCGTGTGGCGGCACGTGGCCTCGGTCAGGATCGCGCCGCCTCCGCTCTCGCAGACCAAGTGGAGAGTGCGGCGCAGACGGCCGGGTAA
- a CDS encoding FtsW/RodA/SpoVE family cell cycle protein, with protein sequence MARRRRTDTARLKGGEQAPTRTAHGERSARLIMGVPARIMMPRLVFLVTALALLAFGLLMVYSSSSITALSSAALGNDPTYYLKRQALFAGLGILGAAAIVAFGYHRLLGRLMRPLWGVTILLLAFVLLPFAGRDAYGATRWISLGPFSLQPSEFAKITVILVAVRLFDRFYVARDIDQRTFLRGVALGIAVPLVLIICQPDKGTVMVIALSLVVMAYIAGFPVRYLLLFLAVGIIVFLALSLKDDYSRARLMAMLDPWSDPYNNGYQLIQGFYAFGAGGLFGVGIGMSKQKYNYLPFAHNDFIFAVIGEECGVVGTVGMLAGFAVLLWAGYRIAINAPDLAGRLVAMGCSSILVIQMLLNVCGVIGIFPLSGKPIPFVSYGGSSIMSSIMIVGLVFSVSKESRMPLSEYDERRSAWSVTAAQGTPLGPTEGAGAPMPRSGRPVGRTGFRMYGGGEVASRVRPTKPANVRLGNARAPRIDLGPDAGDRLRGDDSKPHVRGTRGGKGS encoded by the coding sequence ATGGCACGCCGTCGACGGACAGACACCGCGCGCTTGAAGGGAGGCGAGCAGGCCCCCACCCGCACCGCGCACGGGGAACGCTCGGCCCGCCTCATCATGGGCGTGCCCGCGCGCATCATGATGCCACGGCTCGTCTTTTTGGTGACGGCGCTGGCCCTGCTCGCCTTTGGCCTGCTCATGGTGTATTCCAGCTCGTCGATCACGGCGCTCTCCAGCGCGGCCTTGGGCAATGACCCCACCTATTACCTCAAGCGCCAGGCGCTGTTTGCGGGGCTGGGCATCCTGGGGGCGGCCGCCATCGTGGCGTTTGGCTACCACAGGCTCCTGGGGAGGCTCATGCGGCCCCTCTGGGGTGTGACCATACTCCTTCTGGCGTTCGTGCTGCTGCCCTTTGCCGGCAGGGACGCCTACGGCGCGACCCGTTGGATCTCCCTGGGGCCCTTCTCGCTGCAGCCCTCGGAGTTTGCCAAGATCACGGTCATCCTGGTGGCCGTCCGCCTCTTCGACCGCTTCTACGTCGCCCGTGACATCGATCAGCGCACGTTTCTCAGGGGGGTGGCCCTGGGCATCGCGGTGCCCCTCGTCCTCATCATCTGTCAGCCCGACAAGGGCACGGTCATGGTCATCGCGCTCTCGCTGGTGGTCATGGCCTACATCGCGGGCTTTCCCGTGCGCTATCTCCTGCTGTTCTTGGCCGTGGGCATCATCGTGTTCCTGGCGCTCTCGCTCAAGGACGACTACTCCCGTGCTCGCCTCATGGCCATGCTCGATCCATGGTCCGATCCCTACAACAACGGCTACCAGCTCATCCAGGGCTTCTATGCCTTCGGCGCGGGTGGGCTCTTTGGTGTGGGCATCGGCATGAGCAAGCAGAAGTACAACTACCTGCCCTTTGCGCATAACGACTTCATCTTCGCCGTCATCGGGGAGGAGTGCGGCGTCGTGGGCACGGTGGGCATGCTCGCGGGCTTTGCCGTGCTCCTGTGGGCGGGCTATCGCATCGCGATCAATGCGCCCGACCTCGCCGGCCGGCTCGTGGCCATGGGCTGCTCGTCCATCCTGGTCATACAGATGCTGCTCAACGTGTGCGGCGTCATCGGCATCTTTCCCCTGTCGGGCAAGCCCATACCCTTCGTCTCGTATGGCGGGTCCTCCATCATGTCGAGCATCATGATCGTGGGGCTCGTCTTCTCGGTCTCCAAGGAGTCGCGCATGCCCCTCTCGGAGTATGATGAGCGCCGCAGCGCGTGGAGCGTGACCGCGGCACAGGGCACCCCGCTTGGCCCCACGGAGGGTGCGGGCGCGCCAATGCCGCGTTCGGGGCGCCCTGTCGGGCGTACGGGCTTTCGGATGTATGGCGGGGGCGAGGTGGCATCTCGCGTGCGGCCGACGAAGCCCGCCAACGTGCGCTTGGGAAACGCGCGGGCGCCGCGCATAGACCTTGGACCGGATGCAGGCGACCGCCTGCGCGGTGATGACTCGAAGCCACACGTCAGGGGGACGCGCGGCGGCAAAGGGAGCTGA
- the murD gene encoding UDP-N-acetylmuramoyl-L-alanine--D-glutamate ligase, which produces MSESAIQANRPLGSVCVLGLGRTGCDVGRYLLGLPKGRVSSVTVFGGASSTVGGTTRELEALGAVVHVGTEEVSGSFDLAIASPGIPESSDFLASARAHATEVIGEPELAWRESPHDWVAITGTNGKTTTTLLTQALLAQGGLDAACVGNIGTPTIDAVEDRPAGRWLVAELSSFQLEETRLLHPRCACLLNITPDHIEWHGSLEAYAAAKEKVFANLTDGDLAVIGDTDDRCRAAAGRQRARGLRTLVVDVERDPGGPHAAFVRGGVLVVRIDGVEHVLLRADELRIRGAHNVENALAAASMALELGVSAEDASVGLRAFNPIEHRIEPCGAVGGVHFVNDSKATNPDSVEKALTAFDQGRIVLLLGGHDKGLDLDPLARSVASRARVAVCFGDAGARLAQACATEGMGKDRVLVAGRLRDAFKAAVSAACPGDTVLLSPACSSFDEFHDMGERGRLFKRLVSDLATSREGVR; this is translated from the coding sequence ATGTCTGAGAGTGCCATTCAAGCGAATCGGCCCCTGGGCAGCGTCTGCGTCCTGGGCCTCGGCCGCACGGGGTGCGACGTCGGGCGCTACCTGCTGGGCCTTCCCAAGGGCAGGGTCTCCTCCGTCACGGTCTTTGGGGGGGCGAGCTCCACCGTGGGGGGCACCACCCGTGAGCTCGAGGCGCTGGGTGCCGTCGTGCACGTGGGTACCGAAGAGGTCTCCGGCAGCTTCGACCTTGCCATCGCCTCCCCGGGCATTCCCGAGTCAAGTGACTTCCTTGCCTCTGCCAGGGCGCATGCCACCGAGGTCATCGGCGAGCCCGAGCTCGCATGGCGCGAGAGCCCGCACGACTGGGTGGCCATCACGGGGACGAACGGCAAGACCACCACGACCTTGCTCACCCAGGCATTGCTCGCCCAGGGCGGGTTGGACGCCGCCTGCGTGGGCAACATTGGCACGCCCACCATCGACGCCGTGGAGGATCGCCCCGCGGGCCGTTGGCTCGTGGCGGAGCTTTCCAGCTTCCAGCTTGAGGAGACGCGCCTGCTGCATCCGCGCTGCGCTTGTCTGCTCAACATCACGCCCGACCACATCGAGTGGCACGGTTCCCTGGAGGCCTATGCGGCCGCCAAGGAGAAGGTCTTTGCCAACCTCACGGACGGGGACCTGGCCGTCATCGGCGACACGGACGACCGGTGCCGTGCCGCTGCCGGTCGCCAGCGCGCTCGCGGCCTGCGCACGCTGGTGGTGGACGTCGAGCGGGATCCGGGGGGGCCTCACGCCGCCTTCGTGCGCGGCGGCGTCCTCGTGGTGCGCATCGACGGCGTCGAGCACGTGCTCCTTCGCGCGGACGAGCTGCGCATCAGGGGCGCCCATAACGTGGAGAACGCCCTGGCGGCGGCATCCATGGCGCTCGAGCTGGGCGTCTCCGCCGAGGATGCCAGCGTGGGCCTGCGTGCCTTCAACCCCATCGAGCATCGCATCGAGCCGTGCGGCGCGGTGGGGGGCGTCCACTTCGTGAACGATTCCAAGGCGACCAACCCCGACTCCGTCGAGAAGGCGCTCACCGCCTTCGACCAGGGCAGGATCGTGCTGCTCCTGGGAGGCCACGACAAGGGGCTCGACCTCGACCCCCTTGCCCGCTCCGTCGCCTCCCGCGCCCGTGTCGCCGTCTGCTTTGGCGATGCCGGCGCACGCCTCGCCCAGGCCTGTGCCACGGAGGGCATGGGGAAGGACAGGGTGCTCGTGGCCGGCAGGCTGAGGGATGCCTTCAAGGCGGCCGTGTCCGCGGCATGCCCCGGCGACACGGTGTTGCTCTCGCCCGCCTGCTCCTCGTTTGACGAGTTCCATGACATGGGGGAGCGCGGCAGGCTCTTCAAGCGGCTCGTGAGCGACCTTGCCACCTCGCGTGAGGGCGTCCGCTAG
- the ftsZ gene encoding cell division protein FtsZ → MMDNDIPSNYMAVIKVVGVGGGGTNAVNRMIEEGIRGVEFVAINTDAQALAISDADIKVHIGQDITRGLGAGANSEVGAEAAEDSHDEIKQALAGADMVFITAGEGGGTGTGAAPVVADIAKNDVGALTVGVVTKPFSFEGRPRSNRAADGIQSLSESVDALIVIPNDRLLDLSEKKTSFLEAFRMADDVLCKGTQGITDLITVPGLINLDFADVCTIMRGAGTAMMGVGTASGDNRATDAAEEAIASRLLENSIDGATRVLLSIAGNKDLGIQEINDAADVVAKNVDPEANIIFGTVVDESLGDQVRVTVIATGFKDANIQQPLPTLSADRSRSASRPAAPASKARTSSPSSSNQNGENKEFDIPEFLKRSRI, encoded by the coding sequence ATGATGGACAACGACATTCCGAGCAACTACATGGCCGTCATCAAGGTGGTGGGCGTAGGCGGTGGCGGCACCAATGCCGTCAACCGCATGATCGAGGAGGGCATCCGCGGCGTCGAGTTCGTTGCCATCAACACCGATGCGCAGGCCCTCGCCATCTCCGATGCCGACATCAAGGTGCACATTGGCCAGGACATCACGCGCGGCCTGGGCGCAGGTGCCAACTCCGAGGTGGGCGCCGAGGCGGCCGAGGACTCGCATGATGAGATCAAGCAGGCCCTTGCCGGTGCCGACATGGTCTTCATCACCGCGGGCGAGGGTGGTGGCACCGGCACCGGTGCCGCTCCCGTCGTTGCCGACATCGCCAAGAACGATGTGGGCGCCCTGACGGTCGGCGTCGTCACCAAGCCGTTCTCGTTCGAGGGACGTCCTCGCTCCAACCGTGCCGCCGATGGCATCCAGTCGCTCTCCGAGAGCGTCGATGCCCTCATCGTGATTCCCAATGATCGCCTGCTCGACCTCTCCGAGAAGAAGACCTCCTTCCTCGAGGCGTTCCGCATGGCGGATGACGTGCTGTGCAAGGGCACCCAGGGCATCACTGACCTCATCACGGTCCCGGGCCTCATCAACCTCGACTTTGCGGACGTCTGCACCATCATGCGCGGTGCCGGCACCGCCATGATGGGCGTGGGTACCGCCTCTGGCGACAACCGCGCCACCGATGCCGCCGAGGAGGCCATCGCCAGCCGCCTGCTGGAGAACTCCATCGATGGGGCCACACGCGTGCTGCTCTCCATCGCCGGCAACAAGGACCTGGGCATCCAGGAGATCAATGACGCCGCTGACGTCGTTGCCAAGAACGTCGACCCCGAGGCCAACATCATCTTCGGCACGGTCGTCGATGAGAGCCTGGGCGACCAGGTGCGCGTCACCGTCATAGCCACGGGCTTCAAGGATGCCAACATCCAGCAGCCACTGCCCACGCTCTCCGCGGATCGCTCCCGTAGCGCCAGCCGTCCCGCTGCGCCCGCCTCCAAGGCCCGCACGTCCAGCCCCTCGTCCTCCAATCAGAATGGCGAGAACAAGGAGTTCGACATTCCCGAGTTCCTCAAGCGGAGCCGCATCTAG